The following coding sequences are from one Neurospora crassa OR74A linkage group I, whole genome shotgun sequence window:
- a CDS encoding pre-mRNA-splicing factor cwc-24, whose amino-acid sequence MADTEQPPTAPTAPEPTTATPTAPIAPVAIFKKRGAKGKANLRKRPASPPPAAKDSDDDSSDFESSEDEATGQRIKRRKKNHHSAAVMASSRDHNASTNSGVTKEEQIRSNTIYEADRDAALRLDATKQDATKGSNWFDEDNEKEDLSVGNLLGRTRTMMKTKKKVGGEDDAVQNSEREPDGTYRGLANQASYIQKNPNAPNRKVGPIKAPSNIRTITITDMAPDVCKDYKQTGFCGFGDNCKFLHAREDYAHGWQLDKEWENVTKGKKNLQGTVVASADRRNKPKNTAEEEEDADAAEEALLENIPFACIICRGPYSNSPVVTRCGHYFCEACALKRYRKDPSCAACGSGTNGVFNAAKRLAKLLEKKKARAERLRREARERGEEVSEEEDEGEDEGEGAEGSD is encoded by the exons ATGGCGGACACCGAGCAACCAccaacagcaccaacagCACCCGAACCCACAACAGCGACCCCAACCGCCCCCATTGCTCCAGTCGCAATCTTCAAGAAGCGCGGCGCAAAGGGCAAAGCAAACCTGCGCAAACGTCCagcctctcctccacctgcAGCAAAAGACAGCGATGACGACTCCTCCGACTTCGAGTCCTCCGAGGACGAAGCAACAGGCCAGCGCATCAAGCGGAGGAAAAAGAACCACCACAGCGCAGCCGTAATGGCCTCGTCGAGAGACCACAACGCCAGTACTAACAGTGGGGTGACAAAAGAGGAGCAGATTCGGAGCAACACCATCTACGAAGCCGACCGGGACGCTGCGTTAAGGCTGGACGCAACAAAGCAGGATGCTACGAAGGGGAGCAACTGGTTCGACGAGGAcaacgagaaggaggatttgTCGGTGGGCAATCTGTTGGGGAGGACGCGGACCATGAtgaagaccaagaagaaggtgggaggagaggatgatgCCGTCCAGAACTCGGAACGAGAACCGGACGGGACATATAGAGGCCTGGCGAACCAGGCGAGTTACATACAAAAGAATCCGAACGCACCGAATCGCAAGGTTGGGCCGATCAAGGCGCCGAGTAATATCAGGACGATTACTATTACTGATATGGCGCCCGATGTTTGTAAGGA CTACAAACAAACCGGCTTCTGCGGTTTCGGCGACAACTGCAAATTCCTCCACGCTCGCGAAGACTACGCACACGGGTGGCAACTCGACAAGGAATGGGAGAACGTGACCAAGGGCAAAAAGAACCTCCAGGGCACCGTCGTCGCCAGTGCCGACCGCCGTAACAAACCCAAGAACActgctgaagaagaagaagacgccgACGCAGCCGAAGAAGCTCTCCTAGAAAACATCCCCTTTGCGTGCATTATCTGCCGCGGTCCCTATTCGAATTCCCCCGTCGTCACACGCTGCGGGCATTATTTCTGCGAGGCATGTGCGCTGAAAAGGTACCGGAAAGATCCGAGCTGTGCGGCTTGTGGGAGTGGGACGAACGGGGTATTCAATGCGGCGAAGAGGCTGGCAAAGCtgttggagaagaagaaagcgAGGGCagagaggttgaggagggaggcgagggagaggggagaggaggttagtgaggaggaggatgaaggggAGGATGAAGGGGAGGGTGCGGAGGGGAGTGATTGA
- a CDS encoding autophagocytosis protein Aut1: protein MNFLRSTAATLLDKYTPVSHTSTFRNTGQITPEEFVAAGDYLTFKFPSWSWADADSPSKRLPFLPPGKQFLVTRHVPCHRRLNDDFAGDAGHEEALVEGNKGGADDDGWLRTGSMTSSQPLRVREVRTVDDAGNVGDREVVDEDDIPDMEDDDDDEAIIRAEGDNSNSGKRTYTLYITYANAYKCPRMYMSGYLSNGQPLPPHLMMEDIVGDYKDKTVTLEDFPFFSHSVKMASVHPCRHASVMKTLLDRADAALKLRREKMKAGQGSGSEQGMEGLVDEINKLDVSGAHANAVEAAPGEDAEWEEVPHDVADQEVAIRVDQYLVVFLKFIASVTPGIEHDFTMGV from the exons ATGAACTTCCTCAGATCAACTGCGGCCACCCTGCTCGACAAGTACACGCCTGTCAGCCATACCTCGACATTCCGCAACACAGGACAGATCACGCCAGAAGAGTTCGTGGCCGCCGGCGACTACCTCACCTTCAAGTTTCCTTCGTGGTCATGGGCCGATGCCGATTCACCTAGCAAGCGCCTCCCATTTCTGCCACCCGGAAAGCAGTTTCTCGTTACACGACATGTTCCCTGTCATCGACGCTTGAACGATGACTTTGCTGGCGATGCGGGCCATGAGGAGGCCCTCGTGGAGGGCAACAAGGGTGGTGCCGACGATGACGGCTGGTTGCGGACCGGCAGCATGACCAGCTCACAGCCCCTCAGGGTACGAGAGGTACGCACCGTCGATGATGCCGGCAACGTTGGCGATAGAGAGGTtgtggatgaggacgacatTCCGGACatggaagacgacgatgacgacgaggctATCATCCGGGCTGAGGGCGATAACTCGAACAG TGGGAAGCGCACCTACACCCTCTACATTACCTACGCCAACGCCTACAAGTGCCCACGCATGTACATGTCAGGCTATCTCTCCAATGGGCAACCGCTCCCCCCTCATCTGATGATGGAGGATATCGTCGGCGACTACAAGGATAAGACAGTAACACTCGAAgactttcctttcttctctcaCAGCGTCAAGATGGCCAGTGTGCACCCCTGCCGTCACGCCTCCGTCATGAAGACGTTGCTGGATCGGGCTGATGCCGCTCTCAAGCTCCGCCGTGAGAAGATGAAAGCCGGCCAGGGTTCGGGAAGCGAACAGGGAATGGAGGGTCTTGTGGATGAGATCAACAAGTTGGACGTCAGCGGGGCGCATGCGAATGCCGTCGAGGCTGCTCCCGGCGAAGATGCCGAGTGGGAGGAGGTTCCACATGACGTCGCCGACCAGGAGGTGGCCATTCGTGTGGATCAATACCTGGTGGTCTTTTTGAAG TTCATTGCCAGCGTTACCCCCGGAATCGAGCACGACTTTACCATGGGTGTTTAA
- the eat-2 gene encoding cytoskeleton assembly control protein Sla2 — MATIRSLDHTKSEAELAINIRKATSAEESAPKRKHVRSCIVYTWDHKSSQSFWAGMKVQPIMADEVQTFKALITIHKVLQEGHPATLREAMANRGWIDSLNRGMGGEGMRGYGPLIKEYVYYLLAKLSFHQQHPEFNGTFEYEEYISLKAINDPNEGYETITDLMTLQDKIDQFQKLIFSHFRNVGNNECRISALVPLVTESYGIYKFITSMLRAMHSSTGDAEALEPLRGRYDAQHYRLVKFYYECSNLRYLTSLITIPKLPQDPPNLLAEDENAPALPARPKHEIEKRPTPPPPAPKSEEPDDMAEFWKNELDRQNREYEEQQRVLEAQQQQALLAQQQAQLQAQRDFEEQQRRLMEQQQREQEALMAQQTQWQTQGRLAELEQENLNARAQYERDQLMLQQYDQRVKALESELQQIQGNYGQQINSRDDQIRALQEQLNTWRTKYEALAKLYSQLRHEHLDLLQKFKTVQLKAASAQEAIEKREKLEREIKTKNLELADMIRERDRALHEKDRLQGSNKDEVEKLKRELRMALDRADNLERSKGNELSTMLSKYNREMADLEEALRIKSRALEEAQAKLRDGSSDLEALLREKEEELEVYKAGMDQTLIELNELRNNQGVSDSALDGQLDALILSQLEKVNEIIDSVLQASVQRVDDAMYELDSDMQAGNQNASPSYVLSQIEKASASATEFATAFNVFIADGPSSSPAELIKNANVFAGAIADVCSNTKGLVRLATDEKKGDSLINGARSSAHSTVKFFRGLLSFRLEGMDPLQKTDVVINSNNDVQINLQKLNKLVETFAPGFGQLANKGDLGDIVDQELSRAADAIAAAVARLQKLKNKPRDGYTTYELKVHDSILDAAMAITTAIAQLIKAATATQQEIVQAGRGSSSRTAFYKKNNRWTEGLISAAKAVANSTSTLIETADGVLSNRNSPEQLIVASNNVAASTAQLVAASRVKAGFMSKNQESLEEASKAVGAACRALVRQVQSMIKDRSAEDEQVDYSKLGSHEFKVREMEQQVEILQLENALNAARHRLGEMRKISYQQDED; from the exons ATGGCGACCATACGGAGTCTCGATCATACCAA ATCCGAAGCTGAACTGGCCATCAACATCCGAAAGGCCACCAGCGCCGAAGAGTCTGCCCCGAAACGCAAGCATGTTCGAAGTTGTATCGTTTACACATGGGACCACAAGTCTTCCCAATCCTTCTGGGCAGGCATGAAGGTTCAGCCTATCATGGCCGACGAGGTCCAGACTTTCAAGGCCCTCATCACCATTCACAAGGTCTTACAGGAGGGCCACCCGGCGACACTGAGAGAGGCCATGGCAAACCGCGGTTGGATTGACAGTCTGAACCGCGGCATGGGCGGCGAAGGTATGCGTGGATATGGGCCCTTGATCAAGGAATACGTTTATTATCTCCTTGCCAAGCTTTCGTTTCACCAACAGCACCCCGAGTTCAACGGCACGTTCGAGTACGAGGAATACATCAGTCTCAAGGCCATCAACGATCCGAACGAGGGTTACGAAACCATTACCGACCTCATGACGCTGCAGGATAAAATTGACCAGTTCCAGAAGCTCATCTTCTCTCACTTCCGGAACGTCGGCAACAACGAGTGCAGGATATCTGCCCTCGTCCCCCTCGTCACCGAAAGCTATGGCATCTACAAGTTCATCACCAGCATGTTGCGCGCCATGCACTCATCTACTGGCGACGCCGAGGCGCTGGAACCGTTGCGCGGAAGATACGATGCCCAGCATTACCGACTGGTCAAGTTTTACTACGAGTGCTCAAACCTCCGCTATCTCACCAGTCTGATCACGATTCCCAAGCTTCCCCAGGATCCGCCCAACCTCCTGGCCGAGGATGAGAATGCACCTGCCTTGCCTGCTCGGCCAAAGCACGAAATCGAAAAGCGTCCGACACCTCCGCCCCCAGCACCGAAATCCGAAGAGCCCGATGACATGGCCGAGTTCTGGAAGAATGAGCTTGACAGGCAGAACCGGGAATacgaggagcagcagcgggtTTTGGaagcacagcagcagcaggcgtTGCTAGCGCAGCAGCAAGCACAACTACAAGCGCAACGCGATTTCGAAGAACAGCAACGGCGGTTGATGGAGCAACAGCAAAGGGAGCAAGAGGCCTTGATGGCCCAGCAGACACAATGGCAGACTCAAGGGCGGCTTGCTGAGCTTGAACAGGAGAATCTGAATGCCCGGGCCCAGTACGAGCGGGATCAACTAATGCTCCAGCAGTACGACCAAAGGGTCAAGGCCCTAGAAAGCGAGTTGCAACAAATCCAGGGTAACTACGGGCAGCAAATAAACAGCCGAGACGACCAAATCCGTGCTCTCCAAGAACAACTCAACACTTGGAGGACAAAGTATGAAGCGCTTGCGAAGCTCTATTCCCAGCTTCGCCACGAGCATCTCGATCTCCTCCAAAAGTTCAAGACGGTACAGCTGAAAGCGGCTTCCGCTCAGGAAGCGATTGAGAAGCGGGAGAAGCTTGAGCGTGAGATCAAAACCAAGAACTTGGAGCTGGCAGACATGATTCGTGAGCGCGATCGTGCTCTTCATGAAAAGGACAGGCTGCAAGGCTCGAATAAGGACGAGGTTGAGAAGCTCAAGAGGGAGTTGCGGATGGCCTTGGACCGCGCCGATAATCTGGAGCGCAGCAAGGGCAACGAGCTTTCTACAATGCTTTCCAAGTACAACCGCGAGATGGCCGATCTAGAGGAAGCCTTACGTATCAAGTCACGAGCACTGGAAGAGGCCCAAGCCAAGCTACGGGATGGAAGCTCGGATCTTGAAGCGCTACTtcgcgagaaggaggaggagctcgaggTATACAAAGCTGGCATGGACCAGACACTGATCGAGCTCAATGAGCTCAGGAACAACCAGGGTGTCTCCGATTCAGCCCTTGACGGCCAGCTGGACGCTTTGATCCTCTCCCAGCTGGAGAAGGTCAACGAGATTATCGACTCTGTGCTTCAAGCTAGCGTTCAGCGTGTTGATGATGCCATGTATGAGCTCGATTCTGACATGCAAGCCGGAAACCAGAACGCCTCGCCTTCCTATGTCCTCTCGCAGATTGAGAAGGCGTCTGCGAGTGCCACGGAGTTCGCTACCGCTTTCAACGTCTTCATCGCCGATGGTCCCAGCAGCAGTCCGGCGGAGCTGATCAAGAACGCCAACGTTTTCGCCGGCGCCATCGCTGATGTGTGCAGTAACACCAAGGGTCTCGTTCGCCTCGCTACtgacgagaagaagggagaCTCTTTGATCAACGGTGCTCGTTCATCTGCCCATTCGACAGTCAAGTTCTTCCGTGGTCTGTTGAGCTTCCGCCTTGAGGGCATGGATCCACTTCAGAAGACCGACGTTGTCATCAACAGCAATAACGATGTCCAGATCAACCTGCAAAAGCTGAACAAGCTTGTCGAGACCTTCGCTCCTGGCTTTGGCCAGCTCGCTAACAAGGGTGACCTTGGCGACATCGTCGATCAAGAACTCAGCAGGGCAGCCGATGCCATTGCTGCTGCCGTTGCCCGTTTGCAGAAGCTCAAGAACAAACCTCGCGATGGATATACTACCTACGAACTCAAGGTCCACGACTCAATCCTCGATGCCGCCATGGCCATTACCACCGCTATCGCGCAGCTCATCAAGGCTGCCACCGCTACACAGCAGGAGATTGTGCAAGCTGGTCGTGGCTCGTCTTCGCGCACCGCCTTTtacaagaagaacaacagATGGACCGAGGGTCTTATTTCCGCCGCCAAGGCTGTTGCCAACTCTACCAGCACTCTCATCGAGACTGCTGACGGTGTTCTTTCCAACCGCAACAGCCCTGAGCAGCTCATCGTTGCATCTAATAATGTTGCGGCCTCCACCGCCCAGCTCGTGGCTGCCAGCCGTGTGAAGGCCGGCTTCATGAGCAAGAACCAGGAGAGCCTGGAGGAGGCCAGCAAGGCTGTCGGTGCCGCCTGCCGTGCGCTCGTCAGACAAGTCCAGAGCATGATCAAGGACCGCAGTGCCGAGGATGAGCAAGTGGACTACAGCAAGCTTGGGTCGCACGAGTTCAAGGTGCGCGAGATGGAGCAACAG GTCGAAATCCTTCAACTCGAAAACGCATTGAATGCTGCTCGCCACAGACTTGGCGAGATGCGCAAGATTTCGTACCAACAGGATGAGGACTGA